A single genomic interval of Arthrobacter sp. NicSoilB8 harbors:
- a CDS encoding DUF6379 domain-containing protein, which translates to MATHNSLFQDTDVRRHPEGIAVSVQLPWYRSLWLSAVDDVVATVNGVEIPQESLRFELQGKSYSIAELPQQWETLWFVADRPDVIIPLDRVPDAGEEIDVEVILTLRLLYMQIAPMRYVGNRVAVERKVVLA; encoded by the coding sequence ATGGCAACTCACAATTCCCTGTTCCAGGACACCGATGTCCGCAGGCACCCCGAGGGCATTGCCGTGTCGGTACAGCTGCCCTGGTACCGCAGCCTCTGGCTGTCCGCGGTTGACGACGTCGTCGCAACAGTCAACGGCGTGGAGATTCCCCAAGAGTCCCTCCGCTTCGAACTTCAGGGAAAGTCCTACTCCATAGCCGAGCTGCCGCAGCAATGGGAAACCCTGTGGTTCGTCGCAGACAGGCCCGACGTCATCATCCCGCTGGACCGCGTCCCCGACGCAGGCGAGGAGATCGACGTCGAAGTCATCCTCACGCTCCGCCTGCTTTACATGCAGATCGCACCCATGCGTTACGTGGGCAACCGCGTGGCGGTCGAGCGCAAGGTAGTGCTCGCATGA
- a CDS encoding nuclear transport factor 2 family protein, whose protein sequence is MSTIDTDLAAEVERLRAELGEALKLARRANDRGEIENLFNRYMYLHNAFEDEQIIPLWVKRGTPGVRARYTNAGQYTDYDSVIRYHRGRPSPVGKLILHYTTTPVIEVAADGKTAKGVWIMTGNESGLTDPEVAKESPEYMYSPGEVQGKKVWAHWVWCKYAVDFLRQDGEWKIWKFRCYELLRAPFEENWISFAEKNQHAFALDLMYFGDDGKPVFMPPADEPVPQENHPYSPSTRQTLDPLPPAPHDTFVDTFK, encoded by the coding sequence ATGTCCACCATCGATACCGATCTCGCCGCCGAGGTGGAGCGCCTCCGGGCGGAACTCGGGGAAGCCTTGAAGTTGGCCCGCCGGGCCAATGACCGCGGAGAAATCGAGAACCTGTTCAACCGATATATGTACCTGCACAACGCATTTGAGGACGAGCAGATCATCCCGCTGTGGGTTAAACGCGGTACACCGGGCGTGCGGGCGAGGTACACCAACGCCGGCCAGTACACCGATTACGACAGCGTCATCCGCTATCACCGCGGACGCCCGTCACCTGTGGGCAAACTGATTCTGCACTACACCACGACGCCGGTCATCGAAGTCGCGGCCGACGGCAAGACTGCCAAGGGCGTCTGGATCATGACCGGCAATGAGTCCGGCCTGACAGACCCCGAGGTGGCCAAGGAAAGCCCCGAGTACATGTACTCACCGGGCGAAGTGCAGGGCAAGAAGGTCTGGGCGCACTGGGTCTGGTGCAAGTACGCCGTGGATTTCCTGCGCCAGGACGGGGAATGGAAGATCTGGAAGTTCCGCTGCTACGAGCTCCTGCGTGCGCCGTTCGAAGAAAACTGGATCAGCTTCGCGGAAAAGAACCAGCATGCCTTCGCCCTGGACCTCATGTACTTCGGCGACGACGGCAAGCCTGTCTTTATGCCGCCCGCCGACGAACCCGTGCCCCAGGAAAACCACCCGTACAGCCCGTCCACACGGCAGACACTAGACCCCCTGCCGCCCGCACCCCACGACACCTTCGTCGATACATTCAAGTAA
- a CDS encoding TIM barrel protein, whose protein sequence is MSEGIAGSGIELGITLYSLTSEFAAGLYTPETLIKAVADEGLGPGVEFNIAQMLRTYPDVDDDFIRLWRDGMDRYGLTPSAVGTNLDMGRRKDRDMTPDEEYDFFAAQLRTANKLGFHRVVIRSAGKELLRRLLPLAEKYDQKLGYEIHAPQGPNDPKILQIREMYEELGSDRLGFTADFSSTMHSLSPTLFRTLTQMGLPGEHFAVMQDIWRKPLPMHERNQEFEDYLGANNFDPARLGPFTRLAFNMHGLVPPEEWLDIMPQIFHVHAKFYDIDENGNEPAMDIARIVRQFVRGGYQGYLSSEWEGHAFADLGESDPIDLVKKQHTLMRRAIEEAVVPA, encoded by the coding sequence ATGTCAGAAGGCATCGCAGGCTCGGGTATCGAGCTAGGCATCACCCTCTATTCACTCACCTCCGAGTTCGCCGCCGGGCTTTACACGCCCGAGACGCTGATCAAGGCTGTCGCCGACGAAGGACTCGGCCCCGGCGTCGAATTCAATATCGCGCAGATGCTGCGCACCTACCCCGACGTGGACGATGACTTCATCCGCCTCTGGCGCGACGGCATGGACCGCTACGGCCTGACACCCAGCGCCGTCGGCACCAACCTGGACATGGGCCGCCGCAAGGACCGGGACATGACGCCGGACGAGGAGTACGACTTCTTTGCCGCGCAACTGCGCACCGCCAACAAGCTCGGATTCCACCGCGTGGTAATCCGCTCCGCCGGGAAGGAACTACTCCGCCGGCTGCTTCCCCTGGCCGAGAAGTACGACCAGAAGCTCGGCTACGAAATCCACGCGCCGCAGGGCCCGAACGATCCCAAGATCCTGCAGATCCGGGAAATGTACGAGGAACTTGGAAGTGACCGGCTCGGGTTCACCGCAGACTTCAGCTCCACGATGCACAGCCTTTCCCCGACGCTGTTCCGCACCCTGACGCAGATGGGACTGCCCGGCGAGCACTTCGCCGTCATGCAGGACATCTGGCGCAAACCGTTGCCCATGCACGAGCGCAACCAGGAGTTCGAGGACTACCTAGGCGCCAACAACTTCGATCCCGCACGCCTCGGCCCGTTCACCCGGCTGGCCTTCAACATGCACGGCCTGGTTCCGCCGGAGGAATGGCTGGACATCATGCCGCAGATCTTCCACGTCCACGCGAAGTTCTACGACATTGACGAGAACGGCAATGAACCTGCGATGGACATTGCCCGGATTGTGCGCCAGTTCGTTAGGGGCGGCTACCAGGGATACCTCTCCAGCGAGTGGGAGGGGCACGCGTTCGCGGATCTCGGCGAATCCGATCCGATCGACCTCGTCAAGAAGCAGCACACGCTGATGCGGCGTGCCATCGAGGAAGCCGTCGTTCCGGCCTGA
- a CDS encoding sugar phosphate isomerase/epimerase: protein MTSLGTPIQGVTLYSFTRASHARQYDLDGLIRKVAAEGFGPGLEVIGFSSLRGFPDRIDDTFVGQFRDLVAEVDLVPTSLAVNVDTGIRRDRLMNHDELVEYMRKQIEVAARLGFPIARVQISLTPDAMESLLPVAEQYGVTLALEVHADQHGAHERILALRDRYEKLNSPLLGFTADWGATVTGFAPSLLEAYRRRGASEELLRQVVELWNGFYAEGPPNTQKVHGERFGAFIGLAARNGRPDLGIDFAINGTGLFGPAPLDTWLEIMPWVRHVHGKFFGIDENGEEPSVPVRGLVRQLVENGYSGAISSEYEGWHWNNWQDPFDIIRGEQAVQRSAAANAGSSMITDAAEARRILNSHLAQPVRG, encoded by the coding sequence ATGACCAGCCTCGGCACGCCGATCCAGGGCGTCACCCTTTACAGCTTCACCCGGGCCTCCCACGCCCGGCAGTACGACCTTGATGGCCTGATCCGAAAGGTGGCGGCCGAAGGCTTCGGCCCCGGCCTTGAGGTCATCGGATTCTCCAGCCTGCGGGGCTTCCCGGACAGGATTGATGACACCTTCGTTGGGCAGTTCCGTGACCTTGTTGCCGAGGTTGACCTGGTGCCCACCTCGCTCGCGGTTAACGTTGACACGGGCATCCGCCGTGACCGGCTCATGAACCACGACGAGCTGGTCGAGTACATGCGCAAGCAGATCGAAGTGGCCGCCCGGCTCGGCTTCCCGATCGCCCGGGTACAGATCTCGCTGACTCCCGACGCGATGGAAAGCCTGCTTCCCGTGGCGGAGCAGTACGGGGTCACGCTGGCCCTGGAAGTCCACGCGGACCAGCACGGCGCCCATGAACGTATCCTTGCCCTGCGCGACCGCTATGAAAAACTCAATTCCCCGCTGTTGGGCTTCACCGCCGACTGGGGCGCCACCGTCACTGGCTTTGCTCCCTCCCTGCTAGAGGCCTACCGCCGCCGTGGTGCTTCCGAGGAGCTGCTCCGGCAGGTGGTTGAGCTGTGGAACGGTTTCTATGCCGAAGGACCGCCCAACACACAAAAAGTCCATGGTGAGCGCTTCGGGGCCTTCATCGGCTTGGCAGCGCGCAACGGCCGGCCGGACCTTGGCATCGACTTCGCCATCAACGGAACAGGGCTCTTCGGTCCGGCTCCGCTGGACACGTGGCTGGAAATCATGCCGTGGGTACGCCACGTGCACGGCAAGTTCTTCGGCATCGACGAGAACGGCGAAGAGCCCTCGGTGCCGGTGCGTGGCCTGGTCCGGCAACTCGTCGAGAACGGTTACTCCGGTGCAATCTCCAGCGAATACGAAGGCTGGCACTGGAATAACTGGCAGGACCCATTCGACATCATCCGCGGCGAGCAGGCCGTCCAGCGTTCGGCCGCGGCCAACGCCGGTTCGTCCATGATCACTGACGCCGCCGAGGCGCGCCGCATCCTCAACAGCCATCTCGCCCAGCCCGTCCGCGGCTGA
- a CDS encoding DUF6379 domain-containing protein: MIADRIIEQGTLTTQDGRAAVEVRIPWYRALPGSCIAGAALSVDGVSAPEGSLRWTMNNRTFSFEELVDETGEWWFPLDSAVLSGDVPVPDQQAEHEVRVDLKLYIPYIITDHGVLHIEEHDTKTMKVAQR; this comes from the coding sequence ATGATCGCCGACCGCATTATCGAGCAGGGAACACTCACCACCCAGGACGGCCGCGCAGCCGTCGAAGTCCGCATCCCCTGGTACCGGGCCCTGCCGGGCTCGTGCATTGCCGGGGCAGCGTTGAGCGTTGACGGCGTCAGCGCACCGGAGGGCTCGCTGCGCTGGACCATGAACAACCGCACCTTCAGCTTCGAGGAACTCGTGGACGAGACTGGCGAATGGTGGTTTCCCCTGGACTCGGCCGTTCTTTCGGGCGACGTTCCCGTCCCGGACCAGCAGGCTGAGCACGAGGTACGGGTCGACCTCAAGCTCTACATCCCGTACATCATCACCGACCACGGCGTGCTGCACATCGAAGAGCACGACACCAAGACCATGAAGGTGGCACAGCGATGA
- a CDS encoding GMC oxidoreductase → MSSRRYPDTVDVAIVGSGPTASTYARILSEEAPGATIAMFEVGPTVSSPPGAHVKNIEDPERRSLAQRASEGPGAGAETVNSPGAVKSGERRARPGTYLLPDGYAFPGEDGMPVAAMSSNVGGMAAHWTAACPRPGGQERIAFLPDLEQLLEDADRLLGVTTHAFDGAPFSELVRGRLAATVDEGRDRPYRVQPMPLAVHRREDGGLVWSGSDVVMGDVTRENPQFDLFDESLVTRVLVDDDGRARGIEVQDRRSGESRQVAARYVVVGADALRTPQLLWASGIRPAALGRYLNDQAQVVFASRLRDVGAGHAPAAVDGALSEQSGVAWVPYTDDAPFHGQIMQLDASPVPLAEDDPVVPGSIVGLGLFCAKDLQRDDRVAFDDNARDSYGMPAMRIHYRLTGRDHDVLERARQEIVRLGKAVGEPLDERPFVLPPGSSLHYQGTTRMGAADDGESVCSPDSQVWQVPGLFVAGNGVIPTATACNPTLTAVALAVRGARRIAEEITSTLLMSKSDIRLTK, encoded by the coding sequence ATGAGCAGCCGCCGGTACCCCGATACCGTCGACGTCGCCATCGTTGGCAGCGGCCCGACGGCATCAACGTACGCGCGGATCCTCAGCGAGGAAGCGCCCGGCGCCACCATCGCCATGTTCGAAGTGGGTCCCACCGTGAGCAGCCCGCCCGGCGCACACGTGAAGAACATCGAGGATCCTGAGCGCCGCAGCCTTGCCCAGCGGGCATCGGAAGGCCCCGGAGCCGGCGCCGAAACGGTGAATTCACCCGGCGCCGTCAAGAGCGGTGAACGCCGCGCCCGGCCTGGTACTTATCTGCTGCCGGACGGATACGCGTTCCCCGGAGAAGACGGGATGCCCGTCGCCGCCATGTCGAGCAACGTGGGCGGCATGGCGGCCCACTGGACCGCCGCCTGCCCGCGCCCGGGCGGCCAGGAGCGCATCGCATTCCTGCCGGACCTGGAGCAGCTTCTCGAGGATGCCGACCGCCTGCTGGGCGTGACCACCCATGCCTTTGACGGCGCCCCGTTCTCGGAGCTCGTCCGTGGACGCCTTGCAGCTACTGTGGATGAGGGCCGGGACCGGCCCTACCGCGTCCAGCCCATGCCGCTCGCTGTGCACCGCCGGGAGGACGGCGGCCTTGTATGGTCAGGCTCCGACGTCGTCATGGGGGACGTGACCCGGGAGAACCCGCAGTTTGACCTTTTCGACGAGTCGCTGGTGACCCGCGTGCTCGTAGATGACGACGGCAGGGCCCGCGGCATTGAAGTCCAGGACCGGCGCAGCGGAGAAAGCCGCCAGGTGGCTGCCCGTTACGTTGTGGTGGGCGCGGATGCCCTGCGCACGCCGCAACTGCTGTGGGCTTCCGGAATCAGGCCCGCCGCGCTGGGCCGTTATCTCAACGACCAAGCGCAGGTGGTGTTCGCGAGCAGGCTGCGTGATGTCGGGGCCGGGCATGCCCCGGCGGCTGTGGACGGCGCGCTCAGCGAACAAAGCGGGGTGGCGTGGGTTCCGTACACTGACGACGCACCATTCCATGGCCAGATCATGCAGCTGGATGCGTCCCCTGTCCCGTTGGCCGAAGATGACCCTGTTGTCCCGGGATCGATTGTTGGGCTGGGCCTGTTCTGCGCCAAGGACCTTCAGCGGGACGACCGGGTGGCGTTCGACGACAACGCCCGCGACTCGTACGGAATGCCCGCCATGCGCATCCATTACCGCCTCACGGGACGCGACCACGACGTGCTGGAACGTGCCAGGCAGGAAATTGTCCGGCTGGGCAAGGCGGTGGGCGAACCGCTCGACGAGCGCCCCTTCGTCCTCCCGCCGGGGTCTTCGCTCCACTACCAGGGCACAACGCGCATGGGCGCGGCGGACGACGGCGAGAGCGTGTGTTCCCCGGACAGCCAGGTCTGGCAGGTCCCCGGCCTCTTTGTGGCCGGCAACGGCGTGATCCCCACCGCCACGGCGTGCAATCCCACGCTGACGGCGGTGGCGCTCGCAGTGCGCGGCGCGCGGAGGATCGCGGAAGAAATCACCAGCACTTTACTTATGTCTAAATCTGACATTAGACTGACTAAATAA